Proteins from a single region of Bradyrhizobium diazoefficiens:
- a CDS encoding 4a-hydroxytetrahydrobiopterin dehydratase, with product MAERLSADARKQALGGIPGWTEVQGRDAIGKTFVFKDFNEAFGFMTRAALVAEKMDHHPEWRNVYKTVEVVLSTHDAGGVTRLDVELATAMNAIAKLTPG from the coding sequence ATGGCAGAGCGGCTATCGGCGGACGCACGCAAGCAGGCGCTGGGCGGTATCCCGGGCTGGACCGAGGTTCAGGGGCGCGATGCCATCGGCAAGACCTTTGTCTTCAAGGATTTCAACGAGGCTTTCGGCTTCATGACCCGGGCGGCGCTGGTCGCCGAGAAGATGGATCACCATCCCGAATGGCGCAACGTCTACAAGACGGTCGAGGTGGTTCTGTCGACCCACGATGCCGGCGGCGTCACCAGGCTCGATGTCGAGCTCGCCACGGCGATGAATGCCATCGCCAAGCTGACGCCCGGCTGA
- a CDS encoding YkvA family protein, translated as MAAEYSVGFEPADRLAEDRDTVRRRFWRKLKRVAAHLPFTEDLLAAYYCAFDRQTPRHVQASLLGAIAYFILPFDFIPDVMPVLGFTDDAAILATAIRMVASHITSEHREAARAALKRGVDEAQA; from the coding sequence ATGGCTGCCGAATACAGCGTCGGCTTCGAGCCGGCCGATCGGCTAGCGGAAGATCGTGACACCGTGCGCCGCCGCTTCTGGCGCAAGCTGAAGCGCGTCGCCGCGCATCTGCCCTTCACTGAGGATCTGCTCGCCGCCTATTACTGTGCGTTCGACCGGCAGACGCCGCGCCATGTCCAGGCGTCGCTGCTCGGTGCGATCGCCTATTTCATCCTGCCGTTCGATTTCATTCCGGACGTAATGCCGGTGCTCGGCTTCACCGATGACGCCGCCATTCTCGCCACCGCCATTCGCATGGTCGCCAGCCACATCACGTCGGAGCACCGCGAAGCCGCCCGCGCCGCGTTGAAGCGCGGGGTGGATGAGGCGCAGGCGTAG